One window of the Triticum dicoccoides isolate Atlit2015 ecotype Zavitan chromosome 3B, WEW_v2.0, whole genome shotgun sequence genome contains the following:
- the LOC119275757 gene encoding pentatricopeptide repeat-containing protein At3g06920-like: MAAALRTPAIRSRPLAAYTFLRTRSGFSTNPPPPHTPVTISAELLRLLSAAPAWTHDLARAVSSTLSAAPSPSPDVVLSVLRSLQNTSLAGPFFLLASSASSPHSLPPEAYNAVLPFLSHDLAALDKVLEEMSLLGYGLPNPACATLVSTLVRSRRLDDAFHAIGTMRRLKFRPAFSAYTVLIGALAEARQPERALELLRQMQEVGYEVGVPLFTTLVRTLAREGRVEGALMLVDEVKGRCLEPDIVLYNVCIDCFGKAGNVDMAWKFFHELRAQGLQPDDVSYTSMIWVLCKAGRLGEAEELFGQMEVERAAPCAYAYNTMIMGYGSADRFDDAYKLLERLRERGCIPSVISFNSIITCLGKKRRVDEALRLLDVMKKDAKPNTSTYNIIIDMLCMAGRVNEAYKIRDEMELDGLYPNLMTVNIMVDRLCKAKLLDEAHTIFESASQRGCNPDSVTYCSLMDGLGKKGKIDEAYRLFEKMLDAGHNGNPVLYTSLIRNCFLHGRKEDGHKIFKEMIRRGCKPDLILLNTYMDCVFKAGEIEKGRAIFEDIKSYGFLPDVRSYSILIHGLTKAGQARETSNIFHTMSQQGFALDARAYNAVIDGLCKSGKVDRAYEVLEEMKLKHISPTVATYGSIIDGLAKIDRLDEAYMLFEEAKSKGIELNIILYSSLIDGFGKAGRIDEAYLILEEMLQKGLTPNAYTWNSLMDALVKAEEINEALICFQSMKEMKCPPNTYTYSILINGLCRVQKYNKAFVFWQEMQKQGLIPNVVTYTTMISGLAKGGNITDAYNLFVGFKTNGGVPDSACFNALIEGMSNANRAMEAYHIFEETRLRACRVNVTTCVSLLDALNKSECLEQAAVVGAVLSEISKSQHASRSL, from the coding sequence ATGGCGGCGGCGCTGCGGACGCCGGCGATTCGCAGTCGCCCCCTCGCCGCCTACACATTTCTCCGGACCCGCAGCGGCTTCTCCACTAACCCACCACCCCCGCACACACCCGTCACTATCAGCGCCGAGCTCCTCCGCCTTCTCTCCGCCGCCCCCGCTTGGACACACGACCTGGCTCGAGCCGTCTCCTCCACCCTCTCCGCcgccccttccccctcccccgatgTTGTCCTCTCCGTCCTCCGCTCCCTACAGAACACCTCTCTCGCCggtcccttcttcctcctcgcctcctccgcctcctctccccACTCACTGCCCCCCGAAGCGTATAACGCCGTCCTCCCATTCCTCTCCCACGACCTAGCGGCTCTCGACAAGGTCCTGGAAGAGATGTCCCTCCTGGGCTACGGCCTTCCCAACCCTGCCTGCGCCACTCTAGTCTCCACCCTCGTCCGCTCCCGCCGCCTCGACGACGCCTTCCATGCCATTGGCACCATGCGGCGGCTCAAGTTCAGGCCGGCGTTCTCTGCGTACACCGTGCTGATTGGTGCTCTGGCTGAGGCGCGGCAGCCCGAGCGTGCGCTTGAACTGCTGCGGCAGATGCAAGAGGTCGGGTATGAGGTGGGCGTGCCTCTTTTCACGACGTTGGTGCGGACCCTGGCCCGCGAGGGAAGAGTGGAGGGCGCGTTGATGCTGGTGGATGAGGTGAAGGGGAGATGCCTTGAGCCAGATATTGTGTTGTACAATGTGTGTATTGATTGTTTTGGAAAGGCTGGGAATGTGGACATGGCCTGGAAGTTCTTTCATGAGCTGAGAGCCCAGGGTCTGCAGCCAGATGATGTATCATACACAAGCATGATCTGGGTGCTTTGCAAGGCAGGGAGACTAGGTGAGGCAGAGGAGTTATTTGGGCAGATGGAAGTGGAAAGGGCTGCGCCTTGTGCTTACGCATATAATACTATGATCATGGGATATGGGTCAGCTGACCGGTTTGATGATGCTTACAAGCTGCTTGAGCGCTTGAGGGAGAGGGGTTGTATTCCATCTGTCATTTCATTTAATTCAATTATCACGTGCCTCGGGAAGAAGAGGAGGGTTGATGAGGCACTGAGATTGCTTGATGTCATGAAGAAGGATGCTAAGCCAAATACCTCGACGTATAACATCATTATTGATATGTTGTGCATGGCTGGGAGGGTTAATGAAGCATATAAGATACGTGATGAAATGGAACTTGATGGTCTGTATCCAAACTTAATGACGGTTAACATAATGGTGGATAGGCTGTGCAAGGCAAAGCTGCTCGATGAGGCCCATACAATATTTGAAAGCGCGAGTCAGAGAGGTTGCAATCCTGATTCTGTGACGTACTGTTCCCTTATGGATGGCCTTGGAAAGAAGGGAAAGATTGATGAGGCCTATAGGCTATTCGAGAAAATGTTGGATGCAGGCCACAATGGTAATCCTGTGTTATATACTTCCTTGATCAGGAATTGCTTTCTGCATGGAAGGAAAGAAGATGGGCACAAGATCTTCAAAGAGATGATCCGTCGAGGATGCAAGCCTGATCTCATCCTACTTAACACATATATGGATTGtgttttcaaagcaggtgagattgAAAAGGGAAGAGCAATTTTTGAGGACATCAAGAGTTATGGGTTTCTTCCTGATGTCCGAAGTTACTCCATTTTGATTCATGGTCTCACAAAAGCTGGTCAGGCTAGAGAAACGTCCAATATTTTTCACACAATGAGTCAGCAAGGTTTTGCACTTGATGCTCGGGCTTACAATGCTGTTATTGATGGGTTATGCAAATCTGGAAAGGTAGACAGGGCCTATGAAGTTCTCGAGGAGATGAAGCTAAAACATATCTCTCCAACGGTTGCCACATATGGATCGATTATTGATGGTCTGGCCAAGATTGATAGGTTAGATGAGGCTTACATGCTTTTTGAAGAAGCAAAATCGAAAGGAATAGAATTGAATATTATTTTGTATAGTTCTCTCATAGATGGTTTTGGGAAGGCTGGCAGGATAGATGAAGCTTATTTAATTTTAGAAGAGATGCTGCAGAAGGGTCTGACTCCAAATGCTTATACATGGAATAGTCTCATGGATGCTTTAGTGAAAGCTGAAGAAATCAACGAGGCCCTTATTTGTTTCCAGTCAATGAAGGAAATGAAATGTCCACCAAATACCTATACATACAGCATTCTTATAAATGGCCTTTGCCGTGTACAGAAGTACAACAAGGCTTTTGTGTTCTGGCAAGAAATGCAGAAACAAGGTTTGATCCCAAACGTTGTCACTTACACAACCATGATCTCCGGGCTTGCAAAGGGAGGGAACATAACAGATGCTTACAACCTATttgtggggttcaaaaccaatggtGGAGTTCCTGACTCTGCATGTTTCAATGCTCTCATAGAGGGTATGAGCAATGCAAACAGAGCAATGGAGGCGTATCACATATTTGAAGAGACTCGTCTAAGGGCATGTAGAGTCAATGTGACGACATGCGTCAGTCTTTTAGACGCTTTGAACAAGTCTGAATGTCTCGAGCAAGCTGCGGTCGTTGGTGCAGTTCTGAGTGAGATTTCCAAATCTCAGCATGCTTCTAGATCTTTGTAA